One Prunus dulcis chromosome 7, ALMONDv2, whole genome shotgun sequence DNA segment encodes these proteins:
- the LOC117634334 gene encoding deoxyhypusine synthase isoform X2 codes for MPFLSFLFFFYLKCFTGEAMEDNLIASAHSSAFRESEDLEGQSSEIEGYDFNQGIDYPRLLSSMLSTGFQASNLGDAIQVVNQMLDWSLADEGVVEDCGEDERDLKYRKSVKCKVFLGFTSNLVSSGIRDTIRYLVEHRMVDVVVTTAGGIEEDLIKCLAPTYRGDFSLAGAHLRSKGLNRIGNLLVPNGNYCKFEDWIIPIFDQMLKEQTDQNILWTPSKLIARLGKEINDRRSYLYWAYKNNIPVFCPGLTDGSLGDMLYFHSFRSPGLIVDVVQDIRAMNGEAVHANPRKTGMIILGGGLPKHHICNANMMRNGADYAVFINTAQEFDGSDSGAHPDEAVSWGKIRGSAKTVKVHCDATIAFPLLVAETFAKKAVETMT; via the exons ATgcctttcctttcctttcttttctttttttatttgaagtgTTTTACGGGTGAAGCAATGGAAGACAACCTGATAGCAAGCGCGCACTCTTCTGCGTTCAGAGAGTCGGAGGATTTGGAGGGCCAATCCAGCGAAATCGAAGGGTACGATTTCAATCAAGGCATAGACTACCCTCGCCTTCTCAGCTCCATGCTTTCCACTGGCTTCCAAGCCTCCAATCTCGGAGACGCCATTCAAGTCGTCAACCAAATG CTAGATTGGAGCCTAGCAGACGAGGGTGTAGTTGAAGATTGCGGTGAGGACGAGAGGGATTTGAAGTACAGAAAGTCGGTGAAATGCAAGGTGTTTCTGGGTTTTACTTCGAATTTGGTTTCGTCTGGGATTAGAGACACGATTCGGTACTTGGTGGAGCACCGTATGGTGGATGTGGTGGTTACAACTGCTGGTGGCATAGAGGAAGATCTTATAAAATGCCTTGCGCCCACTTATAGAGGCGATTTCTCGTTGGCTGGAGCTCATTTGCGGTCAAAAGGCTTGAATCGAATCGGTAATTTGCTTGTTCCTAATGGTAACTACTGCAAGTTTGAGGATTGGATCATACCGATTTTCGACCAGATGTTGAAGGAACAAACTGACCAG aACATATTGTGGACACCGTCTAAATTGATTGCACGCTTGGGGAAGGAAATAAATGATCGACGTTCATATCTTTATTGGGCATACAAG AACAATATCCCAGTTTTCTGTCCAGGCTTAACAGATGGCTCACTGGGAGACATGTTGTACTTTCATTCTTTCCGTAGTCCAGGTCTGATCGTTGATGTAGTGCAAG ATATTAGGGCCATGAATGGCGAAGCTGTCCATGCAAATCCAAGGAAGACTGGAATGATCATTCTCGGAGGGGGCCTGCCCAAACATCACATTTGCAATGCCAACATGATGCGTAATGGTGCGGATTATGCTGTCTTCATCAATACTGCACAAGAGTTTGATGGGAGTGATTCTGGAGCTCATCCGGATGAGGCTGTATCATGGGGGAAAATACGGGGTTCTGCTAAAACTGTTAAG GTACATTGCGATGCAACAATTGCTTTCCCTCTGCTGGTTGCTGAAACATTTGCCAAGAAAGCTGTCGAGACAATGACTTAA
- the LOC117634334 gene encoding deoxyhypusine synthase isoform X1 — protein sequence MPFLSFLFFFYLKCFTGEAMEDNLIASAHSSAFRESEDLEGQSSEIEGYDFNQGIDYPRLLSSMLSTGFQASNLGDAIQVVNQMLDWSLADEGVVEDCGEDERDLKYRKSVKCKVFLGFTSNLVSSGIRDTIRYLVEHRMVDVVVTTAGGIEEDLIKCLAPTYRGDFSLAGAHLRSKGLNRIGNLLVPNGNYCKFEDWIIPIFDQMLKEQTDQQNILWTPSKLIARLGKEINDRRSYLYWAYKNNIPVFCPGLTDGSLGDMLYFHSFRSPGLIVDVVQDIRAMNGEAVHANPRKTGMIILGGGLPKHHICNANMMRNGADYAVFINTAQEFDGSDSGAHPDEAVSWGKIRGSAKTVKVHCDATIAFPLLVAETFAKKAVETMT from the exons ATgcctttcctttcctttcttttctttttttatttgaagtgTTTTACGGGTGAAGCAATGGAAGACAACCTGATAGCAAGCGCGCACTCTTCTGCGTTCAGAGAGTCGGAGGATTTGGAGGGCCAATCCAGCGAAATCGAAGGGTACGATTTCAATCAAGGCATAGACTACCCTCGCCTTCTCAGCTCCATGCTTTCCACTGGCTTCCAAGCCTCCAATCTCGGAGACGCCATTCAAGTCGTCAACCAAATG CTAGATTGGAGCCTAGCAGACGAGGGTGTAGTTGAAGATTGCGGTGAGGACGAGAGGGATTTGAAGTACAGAAAGTCGGTGAAATGCAAGGTGTTTCTGGGTTTTACTTCGAATTTGGTTTCGTCTGGGATTAGAGACACGATTCGGTACTTGGTGGAGCACCGTATGGTGGATGTGGTGGTTACAACTGCTGGTGGCATAGAGGAAGATCTTATAAAATGCCTTGCGCCCACTTATAGAGGCGATTTCTCGTTGGCTGGAGCTCATTTGCGGTCAAAAGGCTTGAATCGAATCGGTAATTTGCTTGTTCCTAATGGTAACTACTGCAAGTTTGAGGATTGGATCATACCGATTTTCGACCAGATGTTGAAGGAACAAACTGACCAG cagaACATATTGTGGACACCGTCTAAATTGATTGCACGCTTGGGGAAGGAAATAAATGATCGACGTTCATATCTTTATTGGGCATACAAG AACAATATCCCAGTTTTCTGTCCAGGCTTAACAGATGGCTCACTGGGAGACATGTTGTACTTTCATTCTTTCCGTAGTCCAGGTCTGATCGTTGATGTAGTGCAAG ATATTAGGGCCATGAATGGCGAAGCTGTCCATGCAAATCCAAGGAAGACTGGAATGATCATTCTCGGAGGGGGCCTGCCCAAACATCACATTTGCAATGCCAACATGATGCGTAATGGTGCGGATTATGCTGTCTTCATCAATACTGCACAAGAGTTTGATGGGAGTGATTCTGGAGCTCATCCGGATGAGGCTGTATCATGGGGGAAAATACGGGGTTCTGCTAAAACTGTTAAG GTACATTGCGATGCAACAATTGCTTTCCCTCTGCTGGTTGCTGAAACATTTGCCAAGAAAGCTGTCGAGACAATGACTTAA
- the LOC117633744 gene encoding 60S ribosomal protein L28-1, protein MATVPGQLIWEVVKKNNSFLVKQFGRGNAGVRFSKEPNNLYNLHSYKHSGLANKKTVTIQPGGKDHSVVLATTKTKKQNKPASLLHKSVIRKEFPRVAKAVINQVADNFYRPDLKKAALARLSVVHRSLKVSKSGVKKRNRQAVKTPGRK, encoded by the exons ATGGCTACCGTTCCAGGACAATTGATCTGGGAGGTCGTGAAGAAGAACAACTCCTTCTTGGTGAAGCAGTTCGGCCGAGGCAATGCTGGCGTCCGATTCAGCAAGGAGCCCAACAACCTCTACAACCTCCACTCCTACAAGCATTCTG GCTTGGCGAACAAGAAGACGGTGACTATTCAGCCCGGAGGCAAAGACCATTCTGTGGTGCTCGCCACCACTAAGACGAAGAAGCAGAACAAGCCTGCCAGTTTGCTTCACAAGTCTGTGATCAGGAAGGAGTTTCCACGTGTGGCCAAGGCTGTTATCAATCAG GTGGCGGATAATTTCTATAGACCCGATTTGAAGAAAGCAGCCCTTGCCAGGCTTAGTGTTGTTCACAGGAGTCTCAAGGTCTCCAAGTCTGGTGTCAAGAAGAGGAATAGGCAGGCTGTCAAGACCCCTGGTAGGAAGTGA
- the LOC117633745 gene encoding histone acetyltransferase type B catalytic subunit isoform X1, producing the protein MVQKQGPTADPTATEPKKRRRVGFSHPDAGVDAKDCIKIYLVSSKEEVGASNNFCLDDVDLDRFFDEGKIYGYKGLKITIWVCSISFHAFADIAFESTTDGGKGITDLKSTLQEIFGLTLVESEEEFLQSFSTQRNFIRSIVSNGEVLQYKTSNGQINDSNAATSDVEVVRLVVGKTAAGHLYSHLIPLVLLLIDGSSPIDVVDPSWELYVLIQRKTDQQGEIYNMLLGFTAVYRFYHYPDSSRLRIGQILVLPPYQHKGYGRYLLEVLNDVAISENVYDLTVEEPLDYFQHVRTCVDVLRLHKFDPIKHAVSSAVSQLKQGKLSKKTHTPRLMPDTRVIEDVRKSLKINKKQFLQCWEVFLYLGLDHVDRYMDDFVGIISNRMKEDLIGKDSGTGGKQVIEVPSNYEPEMSFVMFRSQAGEAASTVQIDENQPNQEEQLQQLVDERVKEIKSIAEKVSVQLSIIAEAS; encoded by the exons ATGGTCCAGAAGCAAGGACCCACCGCCGATCCCACCGCCACCGAACCTAAGAAACGACGTCGTGTGGGCTTCTCCCATCCCG ATGCTGGAGTAGACGCCAAAGATTGCATCAAGATTTACCTAG TTTCTAGCAAAGAGGAAGTGGGTGCGTCAAACAACTTTTGTTTAGATGATGTTGACTTGGATAGATTTTTTGATGAGGGGAAGATATATGGTTACAAAGGACTGAAG ATTACCATATGGGTTTGCAGTATTTCATTTCATGCCTTTGCTGATATTGCATTTGAGAGCACAACTGAT GGAGGCAAAGGGATCACCGATTTGAAATCAACTCTTCAG GAAATCTTTGGTTTGACCCTTGTTGAGAGTGAGGAGGAGTTCCTGCAAAGTTTTTCAACACAGAGGAATTTTATTAG ATCCATTGTCTCAAATGGGGAGGTGTTGCAGTACAAGACCTCCAATGGACAAATAAATGATTCTAATGCAGCCACTTCTGATGTGGAG GTTGTTCGCTTGGTTGTGGGCAAGACAGCTGCTGGACACCTTTACAGTCACTTGATTcctcttgttcttcttcttattgATG GTAGCAGTCCAATTGATGTTGTGGATCCAAGCTGGGAGTTGTATGTCTTGATCCAGAGGAAAACAGATCAGCAGGGGGAAATCTACAATATGTTGCTTGGTTTTACAGCTGTGTATCGTTTTTACCATTATCCTGATAGTTCTCGGTTGCGGATTGGTCAG ATATTGGTATTGCCTCCTTATCAACACAAGGGTTATGGACGATACCTTCTTGAGGTTCTCAATGATGTTGCAATATCTGAAAACGTCTATGACCTCACAGTTGAAGAACCATTGGATTATTTTCAACATGTACGCACTTGTGTTGATGTGCTGCGCCTTCATAAGTTCGATCCAATCAAGCATGCAGTCAGCTCAGCAGTTTCGCAACTAAAGCAAGGAAAATTGTCAAAGAAGACACACACTCCTCGACTCATGCCAGACACTAGAGTCATTGAGGATGTCCGgaaaagtttgaaaatcaACAAGAAACAGTTTCTTCAGTGTTGGGAGGTTTTCCTTTATCTCGGCCTTGATCATGTGGACAGGTATATGGATGATTTTGTGGGAATTATTTCTAATCGCATGAAGGAAGATCTTATCGGAAAAGATTCTGGGACTGGTGGGAAGCAAGTGATTGAAGTTCCAAGCAATTATGAACCCGAGATGTCATTTGTGATGTTCAGGTCACAAGCTGGGGAAGCTGCTAGTACTGTTCAGATAGATGAGAATCAACCAAATCAGGAGGAGCAACTCCAGCAGTTAGTTGATGAGAGAGTGAAAGAGATCAAATCAATAGCAGAGAAAGTGTCTGTGCAGCTCTCTATCATTGCTGAGGCATCATAA
- the LOC117633745 gene encoding histone acetyltransferase type B catalytic subunit isoform X2: MVQKQGPTADPTATEPKKRRRVGFSHPDAGVDAKDCIKIYLVSSKEEVGASNNFCLDDVDLDRFFDEGKIYGYKGLKITIWVCSISFHAFADIAFESTTDGGKGITDLKSTLQEIFGLTLVESEEEFLQSFSTQRNFIRSIVSNGEVLQYKTSNGQINDSNAATSDVEVVRLVVGKTAAGHLYSHLIPLVLLLIDGSSPIDVVDPSWELYVLIQRKTDQQGEIYNMLLGFTAVYRFYHYPDSSRLRIGQILVLPPYQHKGYGRYLLEVLNDVAISENVYDLTVEEPLDYFQHVRTCVDVLRLHKFDPIKHAVSSAVSQLKQGKLSKKTHTPRLMPDTRVIEDVRKSLKINKKQFLQCWEVFLYLGLDHVDRSQAGEAASTVQIDENQPNQEEQLQQLVDERVKEIKSIAEKVSVQLSIIAEAS, encoded by the exons ATGGTCCAGAAGCAAGGACCCACCGCCGATCCCACCGCCACCGAACCTAAGAAACGACGTCGTGTGGGCTTCTCCCATCCCG ATGCTGGAGTAGACGCCAAAGATTGCATCAAGATTTACCTAG TTTCTAGCAAAGAGGAAGTGGGTGCGTCAAACAACTTTTGTTTAGATGATGTTGACTTGGATAGATTTTTTGATGAGGGGAAGATATATGGTTACAAAGGACTGAAG ATTACCATATGGGTTTGCAGTATTTCATTTCATGCCTTTGCTGATATTGCATTTGAGAGCACAACTGAT GGAGGCAAAGGGATCACCGATTTGAAATCAACTCTTCAG GAAATCTTTGGTTTGACCCTTGTTGAGAGTGAGGAGGAGTTCCTGCAAAGTTTTTCAACACAGAGGAATTTTATTAG ATCCATTGTCTCAAATGGGGAGGTGTTGCAGTACAAGACCTCCAATGGACAAATAAATGATTCTAATGCAGCCACTTCTGATGTGGAG GTTGTTCGCTTGGTTGTGGGCAAGACAGCTGCTGGACACCTTTACAGTCACTTGATTcctcttgttcttcttcttattgATG GTAGCAGTCCAATTGATGTTGTGGATCCAAGCTGGGAGTTGTATGTCTTGATCCAGAGGAAAACAGATCAGCAGGGGGAAATCTACAATATGTTGCTTGGTTTTACAGCTGTGTATCGTTTTTACCATTATCCTGATAGTTCTCGGTTGCGGATTGGTCAG ATATTGGTATTGCCTCCTTATCAACACAAGGGTTATGGACGATACCTTCTTGAGGTTCTCAATGATGTTGCAATATCTGAAAACGTCTATGACCTCACAGTTGAAGAACCATTGGATTATTTTCAACATGTACGCACTTGTGTTGATGTGCTGCGCCTTCATAAGTTCGATCCAATCAAGCATGCAGTCAGCTCAGCAGTTTCGCAACTAAAGCAAGGAAAATTGTCAAAGAAGACACACACTCCTCGACTCATGCCAGACACTAGAGTCATTGAGGATGTCCGgaaaagtttgaaaatcaACAAGAAACAGTTTCTTCAGTGTTGGGAGGTTTTCCTTTATCTCGGCCTTGATCATGTGGACAG GTCACAAGCTGGGGAAGCTGCTAGTACTGTTCAGATAGATGAGAATCAACCAAATCAGGAGGAGCAACTCCAGCAGTTAGTTGATGAGAGAGTGAAAGAGATCAAATCAATAGCAGAGAAAGTGTCTGTGCAGCTCTCTATCATTGCTGAGGCATCATAA
- the LOC117633747 gene encoding uncharacterized protein LOC117633747: protein MLILHTCAPVLQSPNTSLSLFPSSTSRFPPFCTVKLPFRSFYAQPGQPRKSVFVAKAGRGLKLKTEKVSEGEDDKEHDFIDIEAEVEAEAEAEDRFSGRGGFTGREEEKDFDRDPEFAEIMGACLDDPQKARSKMEDRLRKKRNKILHTKSGSGVPMNVTFNNFGFSNSYIWFEFYNTPLEQDVSLISDTFRSWHIIGRMGGCNSMNMQLSQSPLDKRPSYDAIQGANVTPTTFYNIGDLEIQDNLARVWVDIGTSEPLLLDVLINALTQISSDFVGIKQVVFGGSEFENWKENLTSEDAGYSVHNI, encoded by the exons ATGCTTATCCTGCACACCTGCGCGCCTGTTCTTCAAAGTCCCAACACTTCCTTATCCTTATTTCCCAGCAGCACAAGCCGCTTCCCGCCATTTTGTACAGTTAAGCTTCCATTTCGGAGCTTTTATGCACAGCCGGGCCAGCCCAGGAAGTCTGTGTTTGTGGCTAAAGCGGGTCGAGGCCTAAAGCTGAAGACTGAAAAAGTGAGTGAAGGAGAAGACGATAAAGAACATGACTTTATTGATATAGAAGCTGAAGTTGAAGCTGAAGCTGAAGCTGAAGATAGATTTTCAGGCCGAGGTGGGTTCACagggagagaggaagaaaaggacTTTGATCGAGACCCTGAGTTTGCTGAAATTATGGGTGCTTGTCTTGATGACCCACAAAAGGCTAGGTCCAAg ATGGAAGATAGgttgaggaagaaaaggaacaaGATATTGCACACAAAGTCTGGTTCAGGTGTACCCATGAATGTGACATTCAACAA CTTTGGTTTCTCAAACTCGTATATATGGTTTGAATTCTACAACACTCCATTGGAACAAGATGTTTCCTTAATCTCTGAT ACCTTTCGATCATGGCACATCATTGGACGCATGGGTGGATGCAATTCCATGAATATGCAA TTGTCACAATCTCCTTTGGATAAAAGACCGAGTTATGATGCCATTCAGGGAGCAAATGTAACACCAACTACATTTTACAATATTGGAGATCTTGAGATTCAAGACAACTTAGCACGTGTTTG GGTGGATATTGGCACCAGTGAACCATTGCTACTGGATGTTCTAATAAATGCATTGACTCAGATAAGCTCCGA CTTTGTTGGAATCAAGCAAGTGGTGTTTGGTGGGTCTGAATTTGAAAACTGGAAGGAGAACTTGACATCAGAGGATGCAGGTTACAGTGTTCACAACATTTAG